The genomic window TGGATAGCGGAACTTCCACGCGTACTCTGTGAGCGGGGCTCCCTTACGGAAAAGCGGCTCCATGTCCGGCGCGAGTTGGGCGCACTGCTCACCCAGTTCGACCAAACTGTGCGTCTTCCGGAAAGGCTTGTCGTGCCAGGCCAGGAAAGCCTTCAGGGCCTTTTCCACCATCTGCTGAGCGTGGAACACGATGTCCGAGGTCACGGGAGGATCGGCTGACCGTGCGACTTCCGCTGCCCGCAGATCCATCGCAGCTTTCGCTAACCATGCCTTCATCTCAGCAAACCTCTGGTCATCCACGCTCATACACGACCTTGCCCTCTCTCACCACCGTGCCGGGCAGCGAGGAGCGAAGATGGACTCGACTGTCGAACGCTGACAGAGTCCAAACCAACACGTCCGCCGCGGTGCCCGTGCCCCAGAGGCGTTCGTATGCGA from Bacillota bacterium includes these protein-coding regions:
- a CDS encoding HEPN domain-containing protein, whose product is MSVDDQRFAEMKAWLAKAAMDLRAAEVARSADPPVTSDIVFHAQQMVEKALKAFLAWHDKPFRKTHSLVELGEQCAQLAPDMEPLFRKGAPLTEYAWKFRYPGEPEEPSLEEAEQALGTAREVYEGIRARLPCESPSSQPPSPQRAFPTGGEPGQPPM